The Macadamia integrifolia cultivar HAES 741 chromosome 3, SCU_Mint_v3, whole genome shotgun sequence genome segment gcttaatgaaaaattttataggactaTTGCGCGATCAACTATGATGTATCACGAACATATTAAAACTAAATTAGGAGTTTCCTCCATGAGCAACAAGCTCTGTGAAAGGGATTACCTTAGATATCTGAggtcaattataaataaagatggccACATAGAGAACGATGTTTTACAAAGAATTagagtgggatggatgaaatggagaggtgcgtcTAGAGTGTTGTGTGGTCGGCTTATCCTTTTAAAGCTTAATGAAAAATTATATAGGACTATTGTAGTATGATGCATAGGACAGAATGttaggcagttaagaagtgtcatatagataagTTATTTGTAGTTGAGATGGGGACATTCATATGAATGAGTGGAAAAACTAGGAAAatgaatgaacatattagaatTAAATTAGGAGTTTTGCTGATGAACGACAAGCCCTGTGAAAGTGATTACTTTAGATACCTGGGGACAATTATAAAAAAATGGTCGCATAGAAAACGATGTCTTTTAGAGAATTAGAGtgtgatggatgaagtggagaggtgtgtccGAAGTGTTGTGTAACTAGCTTATCCTCTTAAAGCTTAAcgaaaaattctataggactattATGCaaccaactatgatgtatgtgGCAAAATGTTaagcagttaagaagtgtcatatagacaAGTTATGTGTAGTTaagatgaggatgttcataTCGATGAGCGGAAAAACTAGGAAagggaatgaacatattagaacCAAATTAGGAGTTTCTCCGATGAACGACAAGCTATGTGAAAGTTGTTTGAGATGGTTTcaccatgttcaaaggaggcctaaGGATGCCCCTGTAAGGAGTGATCTAATTCAAATTGGAGAAGCTCCAAGTGCTAGTGGTAGGCctagaatgaccataggtgaaacagtgagaaatgacatgcatagtcttggTCTTATCCCAAATATGACCTTGGACATAGTCTATTGGAGGGTAaagatctatgtagccgacccatttagctaagatTCTTCTGACTTGTTGGGctatgcctctctctctctctctctctctctctctctctctctctctctctaaatggaTCCATTTGGCCAAcccaatttagttgggataagattgagTTTGTTGCTGTGTTGTTGGAGGAGGGGGGAATCGTAAGAATGACTATTCAACCCATGCATATAGGAGAATCAGCCAGGCATAGCAGCTGATTCATAGCGGATCAAAGCAGAGGGCCGTTCCATTTCATGATTCGGAAATCAAGTTTCGAATGGAATCAAGATCatccaatttcaattcaaatcggGAGATTCCGATCTGTTTCTTTAAATAATCATGTTTGTAACTGGTTCAAATTTATCTTCTTACCAACTCTGGTTACATATTTTCAAAGCATTTCAGGAAAAGAAAGACCGAGTTTTCCTAAGACGACAATACCCAATCCATTCACTATTGCCCATTGCAACCACATACAATAGGGGGGGGAGGTGGGGGTCGCATTTGGACTGTCCCATCATTCAACCAcctgtgaaggaaaactttgttcttaaaaaaaatatttgtttatgAACCattaatccttaggaatcaagcattgaaaatttttaattagaTACAAGTTGGAGCAATCGCATGGTAGCAACAGTTAATTAAATTGTTGGTGGTGAAGATATGAAGAGGAGAAGGGAGAGATTTGAATGAACcaccattcaaatttcaaaggaTCAAATGGTAGGTTCATCAGTCCACGTCCATGGCtaaattttcttgaatttggaAAGAAATTAAGCTAGTGATGTACAGGAGGTGGAGCTGGGAAAGGGAAGAGGGGTGGGGGGACACGTCTGCTAAAAGGAGTTGTACAATTGTACATAAAAGCGATTGCACAGAGCGGTCCATTAAACAGATATTGTTCCAACATTCAAACAGTATGACCGATGAGACAGAAAATATGAGCTCCCAATTAAGCTCAATGGCTCATCCTATACTGCAAGTACTTGTCATCTTTTTGATAAGGGTTATCTCACCATCTTCGACCTTATCCATGCAGTCCTCCTCATTTCTTTTGGTACCAAAAGTCGTAAAcctggaaaagaagaaaggaggatgCATATACAGTTCGGGTATTATACCTTTgcatcaaaaaaatttgaagattaTATCTTTTAATAGATTAAATtctgaagagagagaaaaatctcCTCGCGTCACTGTTGGGGATGTGACCATTGATTGAGTTATTAGTTTTATTATTAAGTTCTCAACCCTCTattggataaaataaaatatatcattatttaTGCTAATCAAAGGATTAGATCTCTATGATGAATAGATTCTCTTATACCTTTGTATCAAATAAAACCATACCGAAAGCCTTTTTAGTTAGATGGGTTAAGACTAATATGATCCATGGTGCAATGTAGAGTGAATGTTAGATTATCAATGACAAAGGGTGAGAATGAATGGTATCCTCAAAACTAATATGTTATCAGAATGAATCATTATTCGATCACCTATATCAGGcaaaaatacccttaattttttcagaaaacgaTTTTATCGACCTATTACCCCATTTATACTATTCAACCAATATAGTATCAGCCAGATATCAAGATCTAAGACTTGCTAAACTTGTATGAATCACCCTATATGACAGATCCGGTATCAATAATTAGAACCATGATAATGACCCCACTATTCTCCAATGCCTCTACACAACCATCGGAATCCCTTCAGAAAATCTAACTGCAATTTTTTATGTCAGCCCCTTTTCATGTGGTAAGTTAAGATCTGTGCCCATCTAACTTAGAAGATTGATCACCAGAGTACTTATATCAGTTGTCTTATGTAGGTAGCATTTAACTCATCATGGAAGCTTCCACAGGCAAGAAACCAGTTGGTCCccattatttgaaaaaaaaaaaacaaaaaataataaaaatagacaAGAGTGAACGGGGGTGGGGTAGGACTGTAGGAGTGAAGGACTACGGGAAGAAGTAGATcagtgaagatgagaaggatccaaggaggagagagagaatatggaTAGAGATGAATCGGGGATTTGCTGAGTCACTACCATAGTACAAAAGCCAAATGGATAAGAATTGTTATAACACACGGTCTTGTGCCTCTTAACTTATAACTAATCAATTCTTTAATAGTTAATTCTCTCGGATATCACGAATCTTCCAATTTCTCTCTGTACTTCCGTCCTCCCTCCTGTTCTACTTACTACTATAAATAAGCTAAATGCCCCCTTCTCTTCGTCAACGACCTCTTTTCTATCTCAAAACTATAATCTCACTGCAAAGTTTCCCATCAAATGGCGACCGCCGCATCCTCCCCTTCCTGCTTTATCGGACAAAAGCTACCCTCCAGCAACACTACCTCTTCTCTTCCAGCTCCATCTTGTATCAGATTCCGGTCACCTCGCGTCGCCGCCACCTACACCACGGCGGAGAAGACCAGGTCACCTCACCTTTATACTTCCAACTTGGCTTCGCCGGAATCGCTTTATGAGTTGCTCGGTGTACCAACGGGCGCTACCTCTAAGGAGATCAAGGCGGCGTATCGGCGGTTGGCTCGTGTTTGTCATCCGGATGCGGTGGCGACAGATCGGAAAGACACTTCGGCTAATGAGTTCATGAAGATCCACGCCGCCTATTCTACGCTTTCCGATCCTCAAAAGCGTACCGATTACGACCGTGACCTCTTCAGCCGGCAAAGACTATATAGATCTCCACCGTCAGCCTTTACCTACTCGGCGGCGTCAGCGGCATCTTCTTTGTCTGGATTTTCTGGCTATACTCGCAAGAATTGGGAGACAGATCAGTGCTGGTAGACAAATTTCTCGGTTgcggcggggggggggggggctttcTTCCCCCTTTGCTTTAAACTTCAAAGAATTAAACCGATCGTGATTCAAGTTCAAAAATAGTAAGAGAAAACAGAATCCCGAAGCCAAGAAAGACACTTTTGTGCATCGGAGAGAATCAGAGATCGCTCTGTTGTGGAGTTGATGAAATTGCCTTCTGCCTAGTATCGGACAAGGTACTAAAAAGATGCAGCGCCGCTTTACATGGAGAAATTTCTGCAAGGGGATCTGAGACGTCGTTAGAGATCCTGTAATGGCGATTCCGAACATCATCCATGGCCTTAACGGTGGGGCAGAACCCGTGTTTTAATTAGGATTTCAGAGTTCAGGCAAGGAGGGATAGCCGGAGAAGACAggtcatgagtcatgaccatTGGCTATTCAGCGCCACGCTGCACCGTGGAAgaaaaaacaaggaagaaaaatgattttattaagTGTGATTACATTTATATAGATTCAACTGTAATAACTAGAGTTTCAAGTTCTGATCCATTGTtattatacaaaataaatagaaacagatctctctcttctatttcctCTCCAAGATTGATTCAAACGGTGAAGTCTTTGTGTCTTTCCCTCATGCTTGACTTCACCCAACCccaaaaagataataaaaaaaaatagcatcgTTTTATTCCATACTAGGAATGAAAATTTGGATGAGTGTTGATGAAGGGCTTCTCGCCTTCTAGGAGTCGAGGTGATTCCTCTTTCTGctgtctctttttcttctcattggTCCCCTCTCTAGGACCTTGATTTGGAGAGGATTCAAATCTTAAACAAGGGCACTACATTATGTGTGTCTGGATCCCTTTCACCTCTAGCCCTTTCAGTATACATTCGATGGTTGGgagggatttggatcctctgtgACTCAATATGGTATTCGGCGTGCATCAAATGTCCAGAAATGCCTTGGGCTGTGTGTGATCGCCTTGAACTCCATGCCAAAGCGTTTTTGCACTACAAAAAATGTGGTCTATGGCAGCGTTTTTAAATGCCGCCGTAGAGTGTGCAAATGCCGTTATATGTCTATGGCGGCGTTTATAGAAAACGCCGCCCAAACGCCACTATATCCACCGCCGCAAAAGAACTACGGCGTATTTTGCAAACGCCGCCGTAAAATCTCTTCCGCGGCATTTATATATAAATGCCACTAAAATACTTCGGCggcatttatttataaatgccACTAAAATATTATGTACAACGACGTTTATTATAACGCCACTATCATGTTACATCCGCCTTTATAAGAAGGCATTCCAGCGCTGTTAACTAATGAACGCGGGTGCATATAGTGGCGTTTATTACTAAACACCgtgaaatataatatattttttttaaataaatgaacaTATAGTGGCGTGTGTTAGTAAACGGCTAAACGACACTATAAGAagtgtatttttattttaaaacaaaaggcCTATAGTGGCATTTATTAATAAACGCTgctaaatgtttttttttttcttttaattacatATTATTGTGTATTTATCTCATTATGTAACCTGTTGAAGCAAATGCTTACATTCTTTATTCTCATCCTggatatcataaaaaaattgatagattTTCACAAGACAATACACAAGAATCTGATAAATGGCTATCCATTCCATACAAAAGTTCAATTGGAACAAAATAAACCATATTTTCATCATGGAGACAAAAAAATCCCATATCCACATTAACATAGCAATATAAtaagtttttcaaaataaaagttCACAAGCCATGGTAGCTAGGTCAATCCTTAAGTCGATAAGTAGAAGACAAAATCCATGCAAGTAcctggaaaaataaaaaataccagTCAAGTTCTTGTTAAAGATATATAAAAGTTCCATACATTTCACAAGTAGCAATTGTCcacaagtaggtttctattttttagttttgttACATAAGGATGTTACCATCCTTATCAGATTACACAGTTAATATAATTTATCTTGTGAAAGTGTGTGACTTGTGAGCTCATCTCCCATGCCCTcctcatttttctcttcttttttattcattttagtGTTCAAAGTACTATTCACAATcctagaaaaaataataataattccatATGTTGTTGAAAATTCCAAGTTCATGATCAATGTTGAAGAATCCCAAGGTTTGGGACTATTCGAGCTTACATCTATTAAAATACTTTTTGGTGTTTGTTAGTCTTAAATCTGTTAAATTACATAGGTTTAAAAGCAAGTTGATGGCAGCAAAAACTTTTGCAGGTAAACATTACATATATTTAAGTGCATTGTGAAATCCCAAAAATGAGGATGGAAAGGAAACATATGGGTTTTCAAAACTTACTTTTCTGGAAGGGGCAAAGTTGGATGTTCACGCGAAGCTTTTACAATCTGTGAATAATGAGCAATCTCTCGACTATTATATATCTTCCATTGGCTGAAGGAGTCTCAAATGCTAGAATATGAGCATCAGCAACATCTTTGACATTAACCCATTCATATGTTTCATTGGCAAATGTTTGTACTCTTGCAGCAAATGAAACATTGGCACTAGTGTCACAAGAATGACatttttcaatataaaatatatagttGCTAGAgaactttcttttttgaaaaaaaaaaaaaaaaacactttaggAAACATGTTATCTTAAAAAAGTTGCAAATCTGATTCTATGCAACATTCTACTAAATGTTATAAAATTAGTTTGAAACTTCCAGTGTCAAATAATAGACTTTCTGCTACCCACCTAAGACTACAAGTGCAAACATAGTTGCAAAGACATACTACAGAAATCAAAGATAC includes the following:
- the LOC122073336 gene encoding chaperone protein dnaJ 11, chloroplastic-like; protein product: MATAASSPSCFIGQKLPSSNTTSSLPAPSCIRFRSPRVAATYTTAEKTRSPHLYTSNLASPESLYELLGVPTGATSKEIKAAYRRLARVCHPDAVATDRKDTSANEFMKIHAAYSTLSDPQKRTDYDRDLFSRQRLYRSPPSAFTYSAASAASSLSGFSGYTRKNWETDQCW